From a region of the Penaeus vannamei isolate JL-2024 chromosome 2, ASM4276789v1, whole genome shotgun sequence genome:
- the LOC113828177 gene encoding cuticle protein AM/CP1114 yields MKTIVFFLLVAAAAADKPSDDHFAAILKSAQHTPNEEGAHSFDFESENGIVFHVSGSQGATGGANSIGDWSYPLPDGSLAEVKFVANENGYQPESSLLPVAPAFPHPIPDFVLRQIEFAEQQRAAEARGNLRRD; encoded by the exons ATGAAGACT ATTGTATTTTTCCTGCTGGTGGCGGCCGCGGCGGCTGACAAGCCCTCCGACGACCACTTCGCGGCCATCCTGAAGAGCGCGCAGCACACGCCCAACGAGGAGGGCGCCCACAGCTTCGACTTCGAGTCCGAAAACGGAATCGTCTTCCACGTGTCCGGCTCCCAGGGCGCCACCGGCGGCGCCAACAGCATCGGCGACTGGAG CTACCCCCTGCCTGACGGCTCTCTGGCCGAAGTCAAGTTCGTGGCCAACGAGAACGGCTACCAGCCCGAGTCCTCCCTCCTGCCCGtggcccccgccttcccccaccccatccccgacTTCGTCCTCCGGCAGATCGAGTTCGCCGAGCAGCAGAGGGCGGCCGAAGCTCGTGGGAACCTCCGCAGGGACTAA
- the LOC113828176 gene encoding cuticle protein AM/CP1114 has protein sequence MRAVTILLVAAVAVAEKLPLESRPFAILRSDQHHPNGEGAHSFDFETENGISFHMSGSQGPAGGANSIGDWSYPLGDGSTAEFKFVADENGYQPESSLLPVAPAFPHPIPDFVLRQIEFAEQQRAAEARQKSRED, from the exons ATGAGGGCT GTAACGATCCTTTTGGTGGCGGCCGTTGCCGTGGCCGAGAAGCTGCCCCTGGAGAGCCGTCCCTTCGCCATCCTCCGCAGCGACCAGCACCACCCCAACGGCGAGGGCGCCCACAGCTTCGACTTCGAGACCGAAAACGGCATCAGCTTTCACATGTCGGGCTCCCAAGGGCCGGCCGGGGGCGCCAACAGCATCGGCGACTGGAG ctATCCTTTGGGTGACGGATCCACTGCGGAATTTAAGTTCGTGGCCGACGAGAACGGCTACCAGCCCGAGTCGTCCCTCCTGCCCGtggcccccgccttcccccaccccatccccgacTTCGTCCTCCGGCAGATCGAGTTCGCCGAGCAGCAGAGGGCGGCCGAAGCGCGTCAGAAAAGCCGCGAGGACTAG
- the LOC113828179 gene encoding cuticle protein AM/CP1114-like, with amino-acid sequence MKFAVVLLLVAVAAADKLPLDNDHFAILRSDQHHPNDDGAHSFDFETENGISFHVSGSQGATGGANSIGDWSYPLPDGGVASFKFVANENGYQPESSLLPVAPAFPHPIPDFVLRQIEFAEQQRAAEARKGVQQ; translated from the exons ATGAAGTTT GCCGTGGTTCTCCTGCTGGTGGCTGTCGCGGCGGCCGACAAGCTGCCCCTCGACAACGACCACTTCGCCATCCTCCGCAGCGACCAGCACCACCCCAACGACGACGGCGCCCACAGCTTCGACTTCGAGACCGAGAACGGCATTTCCTTCCACGTGTCCGGCTCCCAGGGCGCCACCGGCGGCGCCAACAGCATCGGCGACTGGAG CTACCCTCTCCCCGACGGAGGCGTCGCGTCCTTCAAGTTCGTGGCCAACGAGAACGGCTACCAGCCCGAGTCCTccctcctgcccgtggctcccgccttcccccaccccatccccgacTTCGTCCTCCGGCAGATCGAGTTCGCCGAGCAGCAGAGGGCGGCCGAAGCTCGCAAGGGCGTCCAGCAATAG
- the LOC113828180 gene encoding cuticle protein AM/CP1114, producing the protein MKTAVLLLLVAAALADKPDSEMAILRSDQHHPNDDGAHSFDFETENGISFHVSGSQGATGGANSIGDWSYPLGDGSKADFKFVANENGYQPESSLLPVAPAFPHPIPDFVLRQIEFAEQQRAAEARRA; encoded by the exons ATGAAGACA GCTGTGCTCCTCCTACTGGTTGCCGCCGCCCTGGCCGACAAACCCGACTCCGAGATGGCCATCCTCCGCAGCGACCAGCACCACCCCAACGACGACGGCGCCCACAGCTTCGACTTCGAGACCGAGAACGGCATTTCCTTCCACGTGTCCGGCTCCCAGGGCGCCACCGGCGGCGCCAACAGCATCGGCGACTGGAG CTACCCGCTGGGCGACGGATCTAAGGCCGATTTCAAGTTCGTGGCCAACGAGAACGGCTACCAGCCCGAGTCGTCCCTCCTGCCCGtggcccccgccttcccccaccccatccccgacTTCGTCCTCCGCCAGATCGAGTTCGCCGAGCAGCAGAGGGCGGCCGAAGCTCGAAGGGCCTAA